A window of Candidatus Dormiibacterota bacterium contains these coding sequences:
- the rpmH gene encoding 50S ribosomal protein L34, producing the protein MPKRTYQPKKKRRQRVHGFLSRMSSRAGRLVLKRRRLKGRKKLTV; encoded by the coding sequence ATGCCTAAACGAACGTACCAGCCAAAGAAAAAGCGACGCCAGCGAGTGCATGGCTTTCTTTCACGTATGAGTAGCCGGGCTGGGCGGCTGGTGCTTAAGCGGCGGAGGCTTAAGGGCCGTAAAAAACTTACAGTTTAA
- the dnaA gene encoding chromosomal replication initiator protein DnaA, with protein sequence METKGLWQAVLGELEVSVSRASFSTWFKHTSIISEEDGHIVVGVPNIFTKEWLEKKYHDDIKAVLARMNAGINSVEYKVSTKKSGTVAGNKPAEAPAHTKSPVTTGTYTPPSCLNPKYTFDSFVVGASNELAYAASQAVLKSPGQKYNPLYIYGGVGLGKTHLMQAVGNEIQRRDPSKRVEYVTSEGFTNEFLSALQRKKTGAFSAKYRNVDVLIVDDIQFLASKERTVEEFFHTFNTLHQSSKQIIISSDKPPQAIAGLEDRLKSRFASGMMADISAPDLETRSAILQSKAAAQGIILPASAVEHLARHFQNNIRELEGALTQFIAFCELRGIEPSVAAATGLLSNIVSTRPARRAPAPKAVIDRTAAYFDLKPADITGLKRDKEIVVPRQISMYLMRNELGLSFPKISAVVGGRDHTTAMHSVSKIEKLLEVDENLRADVQAIKERLTL encoded by the coding sequence ATGGAAACAAAGGGGCTGTGGCAAGCTGTGCTCGGAGAGCTTGAAGTATCGGTTAGTAGAGCTAGTTTTTCGACTTGGTTTAAACACACCTCCATTATTTCTGAGGAAGACGGACATATAGTAGTCGGGGTGCCGAACATTTTCACTAAGGAGTGGCTGGAAAAGAAGTATCACGACGATATTAAGGCTGTGCTTGCACGGATGAATGCCGGGATTAATTCTGTAGAGTACAAAGTTAGCACTAAAAAATCTGGTACGGTGGCGGGTAATAAGCCGGCTGAGGCACCGGCTCACACTAAAAGCCCAGTGACTACCGGGACCTACACTCCCCCTAGCTGCCTCAATCCAAAATATACCTTTGACAGTTTTGTAGTAGGTGCCAGTAATGAACTGGCCTATGCCGCCAGCCAGGCAGTATTAAAAAGCCCTGGCCAAAAATACAATCCTCTCTATATATATGGAGGCGTTGGCTTGGGCAAGACCCACCTTATGCAGGCTGTAGGCAACGAGATCCAAAGACGCGACCCATCGAAGAGGGTGGAGTATGTTACAAGCGAGGGCTTCACTAATGAGTTTCTCTCTGCTCTACAGCGTAAGAAAACTGGCGCTTTCAGTGCAAAATACCGCAATGTAGATGTACTGATTGTCGACGATATTCAATTCCTAGCGAGTAAAGAGCGTACTGTAGAGGAGTTCTTTCACACTTTTAATACCCTTCATCAGTCAAGCAAACAGATAATAATCTCGAGCGATAAGCCGCCGCAGGCTATTGCCGGCTTAGAAGACAGGCTAAAATCACGCTTTGCCTCCGGTATGATGGCCGATATATCGGCTCCCGATCTAGAAACCCGTAGTGCCATCCTTCAGAGCAAGGCGGCTGCCCAAGGTATTATTTTGCCCGCGTCGGCGGTTGAGCATTTGGCCCGGCACTTTCAGAATAATATCCGTGAGCTAGAGGGAGCCTTAACGCAGTTCATTGCTTTTTGTGAGCTACGCGGTATTGAGCCCTCAGTGGCAGCAGCCACTGGCCTGCTCAGTAATATCGTATCCACGAGGCCGGCCCGGAGAGCCCCTGCACCGAAAGCCGTAATTGATCGAACGGCGGCCTATTTTGACCTGAAACCCGCGGATATCACGGGCCTAAAGCGAGATAAAGAGATTGTGGTGCCGCGGCAGATCTCTATGTATTTAATGCGTAATGAGCTAGGCCTGAGCTTTCCTAAGATATCCGCCGTTGTTGGTGGGCGCGATCACACCACTGCCATGCACTCTGTCTCAAAAATAGAGAAGCTACTGGAGGTAGACGAGAACCTCCGGGCCGATGTACAGGCCATTAAGGAGCGTTTAACTTTGTGA